A genome region from Carya illinoinensis cultivar Pawnee chromosome 2, C.illinoinensisPawnee_v1, whole genome shotgun sequence includes the following:
- the LOC122294617 gene encoding glycine-rich cell wall structural protein-like codes for MGKVSSSFGVMLLLLLVIGLAECRKLEKVEYKENVGGGFGGGSGGGFGQGGGAGGGFGGGSGGGAGGGFGGGSGGGGGFGGGSGGGFGGGGGSGGGFGGGSGGGGGGLGGGFGGGSGGGAGGGAGGGFGGGGGFGGGIGGGF; via the coding sequence ATGGGAAAGGTTTCCTCTTCCTTTGGTGTGATGCTGCTGCTATTGCTGGTTATAGGACTGGCTGAGTGTCGGAAATTGGAGAAAGTTGAGTATAAAGAGAATGTAGGAGGTGGTTTTGGTGGAGGAAGTGGCGGAGGATTTGGTCAGGGTGGTGGTGCGGGAGGAGGATTTGGAGGTGGTTCTGGCGGTGGAGCTGGAGGAGGATTTGGAGGAGGAAGTGGTGGTGGCGGCGGCTTTGGAGGTGGCTCTGGAGGAGGGTTTGGCGGTGGTGGAGGTTCAGGTGGTGGCTTTGGAGGTGGgtctggtggtggtggtggaggtttAGGTGGTGGCTTTGGAGGTGGGTCTGGTGGTGGTGCAGGAGGTGGTGCCGGTGGCGGCTTTGGTGGTGGTGGCGGTTTTGGTGGGGGAATTGGTGGTGGATTTTGA
- the LOC122294608 gene encoding glycine-rich cell wall structural protein-like: MGKVSSSFGVMLLLLLVIGLAECRILEKVEYKENVGGGFGGGSGGGFGQGGGAGGGFGGGSGGGVGGGFGGESGGGGGFGGGPGGGFGSGGGSGGGFGGGSGGGGGLGGGFGGGSGGGAGGGAGGGFGGGGNLQSHHPIPRAPNHYY; the protein is encoded by the coding sequence ATGGGAAAAGTTTCCTCTTCCTTTGGTGTGATGCTGCTGCTATTGCTGGTTATAGGACTGGCTGAGTGTCGGATATTAGAGAAAGTTGAGTATAAAGAGAACGTAGGAGGTGGTTTTGGTGGAGGAAGTGGCGGAGGATTTGGTCAAGGTGGTGGTGCCGGAGGTGGATTTGGAGGTGGTTCTGGTGGTGGAGTAGGAGGAGGATTTGGAGGAGAAAGTGGTGGTGGGGGCGGCTTTGGAGGTGGCCCTGGAGGAGGGTTTGGCAGTGGTGGAGGTTCAGGTGGTGGATTTGGAGGTGGGtctggtggtggtggaggtttAGGTGGTGGCTTTGGAGGTGGGTCTGGTGGTGGTGCAGGAGGTGGTGCCGGTGGCGGCTTTGGTGGTGGCGGCAATCTCCAGTCACACCACCCAATTCCACGGGCCCCCAATCACTACTATTAA
- the LOC122301793 gene encoding uncharacterized protein LOC122301793 encodes MDKSWMSLGDRLLSPAYAEGVNSFLRMARTHSMGSDRIQCPCRICCNNLFLPIFEVESHLFIKEIDPTYTHWIFHGEEETLPIIDNDVDPGVESGDVYIDDMDRIFDDIWAATFGDAREDNTTSPAHSAIPQSSPSTTFDQQLEDAQRPLFDGCTKFSKLFFIVKLLYIKTLGGWSIKSFDMLLSLLPSAFHNAELPQSYEEENVNLNECPICKASQWMPNTHGSRVIPQKVLRHFPLKPRLQRLFVSSKIAGDMRWHKEQRVTDETSMRHPADSEAWKTFDQANPIFARDACNVRLGNDIDVYLQPLIDELLELWEHGVPTFDASTKEMFMLHAALLWTINDFPAYGNLSGWSTKEKLACPSCNESTDSNWLKYGRKHCYIGHRRLAMKVQIPIG; translated from the exons atggacaaaagttggatgagttTGGGTGATAGACTTCTATCACCTGCTTACGCTGAAGGGGTTAATAGTTTCCTTAGAATGGCACGAACTCATTCCATGGGAAGTGATCGCATTCAGTGTCCGTGCCGTATATGCTGTAATAACCTCTTCTTGCCTATATTTGAGGTGGAGTCGCATTTGTTCATAAAAGAGATAGATCCAACTTACACTCactggatatttcatggggaggaggaaacacTCCCCATCATTGACAATGATGTTGATCCCGGAGTTGAAAGTGGAGACGTgtacattgatgacatggaccGTATATTCGATGACATATGGGCAGCCACATTCGGAGATGCTCGTGAAGACAACACAACGTCACCAGCTCACTCAGCAATACCACAATCCTCCCCATCCACTACTTTCGACCAACAATTAGAGGATGCCCAACGTCCTCTTTTTGACGGCTGCACAAAATTCTCAAAGCTCTTCTTCATAGTGAAGTTGTTATacattaaaacacttggtgggtGGTCAATCAAGTCTTTTGATATGCTTCTAAGCCTTTTGCCATCAGCCTTTCATAATGCTGAAttgccacaatcatatgaggag gaaaatgttAATCTTAATGAGTGCCCTATCTGTAAGGCTTCACAATGGATGCCAAATACACACGGCTCACGAGTAATCCCTCAAAAAGTGCTTCgacattttcctttgaagccaagATTGCAGCGTCTCTTTGTGTCAAGCAAGATAGCAGGTGACATGAGATGGCATAAGGAGCAGCGGGTCACCGATGAGACTAGTATGagacatcctgctgactctgaAGCCTGGAAGACATTTGATCAAGCTAACCCCATATTTGCTAGGGATGCTTGCAATGTTAGGCTCG ggaatgacattgatgttTATTTACAACCGTTAATTGATGAGTTACTTGAACTTTGGGAACATGGGGTACCTACATTTGATGCATCTACTAAGGAAATGTTCATGTTACATGCTGCCTTATTGTGGACGATCAACGACTTTCCCGCATATGGAAATCTATCTGGGTGGTCAACAAAAGAGAAACTGGCATGTCCGTCTTGCAATGAAAGTACAGATTCCAATTGGCTGAAATATGgcagaaaacattgttatatagGACATCGACGTCTTGCAATGAAAGTACAGATTCCAATTGGCTGA